Proteins from a single region of Leuconostoc gasicomitatum LMG 18811:
- a CDS encoding DNA primase family protein, producing MAEIDTTALPKKSSHIPSWLDVQYNETGEISKTTVNVERLAEFVAKETHFYTDNNNLAGYLFNGQYWKRYKNVKQADNALSSRVATLLKQNKKLTSAKQVKNIVDLIRVITVKDVADYIDFTDKPYMVSFTNGTLDMRTLEIKPNAPQYHALGGLDYPVSDKDLPTPKTDEFFTRLLGDENAELLYKFIGYGFKRNYLPFQNFVILYGKGGNGKGTALTYIGQKLYSGNVSELSLQAFGDKFKTVGLVGKYANIGSDIPANYMPNTENLKLAVSGKEKFEVESKGVQAFSIVNYATLFFSANDLPNIRRDSGLDRRPLVLTTQGKGFTNADGKSDLFDESELLDERPAFTRKVIKMFMDAERARTLNIPENVQKATADWLKSADIVSQWLDEHTEEEKDRRPTAKYMYQQFSRDIEDMGMQETINRNTFYSRMENLGVKSSKSVTISSLDDEHGKSTKRFLDIKYVD from the coding sequence ATGGCAGAGATTGATACAACAGCATTACCCAAAAAGTCCAGCCACATCCCTAGCTGGTTGGATGTGCAATATAACGAGACAGGCGAAATCAGCAAGACTACTGTTAATGTTGAAAGATTAGCGGAGTTTGTTGCCAAAGAGACGCATTTTTACACTGATAATAACAATCTAGCAGGGTATTTGTTTAACGGTCAGTATTGGAAACGTTACAAGAATGTAAAGCAGGCAGATAATGCGTTAAGTTCGAGAGTAGCGACACTGTTAAAACAGAACAAAAAGCTAACGAGTGCTAAGCAAGTCAAAAATATTGTGGACTTAATCCGAGTGATCACAGTAAAAGATGTTGCTGATTATATTGATTTTACCGATAAGCCATATATGGTTAGTTTTACTAATGGCACATTGGATATGAGAACGTTGGAAATTAAGCCAAACGCACCACAGTATCATGCTTTAGGCGGGTTAGATTATCCCGTGAGTGATAAAGATTTACCAACACCAAAGACAGATGAGTTTTTTACACGGCTGTTAGGGGATGAAAACGCAGAACTGTTATATAAGTTTATTGGCTATGGTTTTAAACGTAATTACTTGCCTTTTCAAAACTTTGTCATTTTGTATGGTAAAGGTGGTAACGGTAAAGGTACAGCTTTGACTTACATTGGTCAGAAACTATATAGCGGTAATGTCAGTGAATTGAGTTTACAAGCCTTTGGAGACAAGTTTAAAACGGTTGGGTTAGTGGGTAAATACGCTAATATTGGCAGTGATATACCAGCTAACTACATGCCAAACACAGAAAATCTAAAACTAGCCGTGAGTGGCAAAGAAAAGTTTGAGGTGGAATCTAAAGGGGTACAAGCGTTTAGTATCGTCAATTATGCGACATTGTTCTTTTCAGCTAATGATTTACCGAACATCAGACGAGATAGTGGGTTAGATCGTAGACCATTGGTACTAACAACGCAAGGTAAAGGCTTTACCAACGCAGACGGTAAGAGTGATTTATTTGATGAAAGTGAGCTACTGGATGAACGACCAGCCTTTACACGTAAGGTTATTAAAATGTTTATGGACGCAGAGCGAGCTAGAACATTAAACATCCCCGAAAACGTTCAGAAAGCCACGGCAGACTGGTTAAAGAGCGCTGATATTGTCTCACAGTGGCTAGATGAGCATACGGAAGAAGAGAAGGACAGACGACCAACAGCCAAGTATATGTATCAGCAATTTAGTCGTGATATTGAAGACATGGGGATGCAAGAAACAATAAACCGCAACACATTTTACAGTCGTATGGAAAATTTGGGTGTTAAGAGCTCAAAAAGTGTGACCATTTCAAGTTTGGATGATGAACACGGCAAATCGACTAAGAGATTTTTGGATATTAAGTATGTAGATTGA
- the recG gene encoding ATP-dependent DNA helicase RecG, with the protein MITHVDNVDVLAGVGPKRLDALHELGIFTIEDLIGYFPFRYEDLGERLPSETLDGDKVTFKGIVSTPPVITRFGKKNQTRFGLLIEHENIRVTFFNQPWIAQNIDVGQEVAVYGTYNAAKAALTGMKIINASVDALDPIYPSSKKITAKTIRHLIELAWADVRGTLGSLVPENMRTKYRLLDRNMMIESMHFPSDMAAAKAARRSAAFEEFFVFQMRLQLLKLADQNFAGEGINYDERAIRNFETSLPFKLTAAQTKVISEILQDQKRPRHMNRLLQGDVGSGKTVVAAMAMYAVVTAGMQAAIMAPTEILAQQHALSLTQLFDNAGLSLRVELLTSGLKVAARRHLLEDLENGDIDILVGTHALLQPDVAFHHLGLAVIDEQHRFGVNQRAALRENGVNPDILAMTATPIPRTLSITAYGEMDVSIIDQLPNGRKVIKTTRMGHNQLDNAIAFVKKQIDVGAQAYIVTPLIEESESLDVQNATAMYEAMQLEFPQYQVGLLHGRLSNDEKKTLMADFKANRIQILVATTVIEVGVDVPNATVMLILDADRFGLAQLHQLRGRVGRGSRQSYTILVADPKTDYGTARLDAMVETTDGFILAQRDLELRGSGDILGTKQSGVPEFVVGDPIKDLTMMEIAQQEAITLVSQKNWDKQADNQTLVDYLSRTMANYRHFD; encoded by the coding sequence ATGATAACTCACGTTGATAATGTCGATGTTTTAGCAGGTGTTGGGCCAAAACGGCTTGATGCTTTGCATGAACTTGGTATATTTACAATTGAAGACTTAATTGGTTATTTCCCGTTTCGATATGAAGATTTAGGCGAACGCCTACCATCCGAAACATTAGATGGCGATAAGGTAACTTTTAAGGGCATCGTCAGCACGCCACCAGTGATCACACGTTTTGGCAAAAAAAATCAAACGCGTTTTGGTTTATTAATTGAACATGAAAATATTCGCGTAACGTTTTTTAATCAACCTTGGATAGCACAAAATATTGATGTCGGTCAAGAGGTAGCTGTGTATGGGACGTATAATGCTGCAAAGGCAGCATTGACTGGTATGAAGATAATTAATGCCAGCGTTGATGCACTTGATCCAATATACCCATCTTCTAAGAAAATAACTGCAAAAACGATTCGTCATTTAATTGAATTGGCATGGGCAGATGTTCGAGGAACGCTTGGCTCTTTGGTACCAGAAAATATGCGGACTAAGTACCGTTTATTAGACCGTAATATGATGATTGAATCTATGCATTTTCCATCTGATATGGCAGCTGCAAAAGCCGCACGTCGTAGTGCGGCTTTTGAGGAATTTTTTGTTTTTCAAATGCGTTTGCAACTGCTTAAATTAGCGGATCAAAATTTTGCTGGAGAAGGTATTAACTATGATGAGCGTGCAATACGGAATTTTGAAACAAGTTTACCTTTCAAACTAACGGCTGCACAGACAAAAGTGATATCAGAGATTTTACAAGATCAAAAAAGACCGCGTCATATGAATCGCTTACTGCAGGGGGATGTTGGTTCTGGTAAAACAGTTGTCGCAGCTATGGCCATGTATGCTGTTGTGACGGCTGGCATGCAGGCAGCAATAATGGCACCAACAGAAATTTTGGCGCAACAACATGCGCTGAGTTTAACGCAGTTATTTGATAACGCAGGTTTATCCTTACGTGTTGAATTATTAACGAGTGGCTTAAAGGTTGCTGCACGTCGTCATCTTTTAGAAGATCTTGAAAACGGTGATATTGACATTTTGGTCGGCACACATGCATTATTGCAACCCGATGTAGCTTTTCATCATTTGGGATTGGCGGTGATTGATGAACAACACCGTTTTGGTGTTAATCAACGCGCAGCGTTACGCGAAAATGGTGTTAATCCAGACATTTTAGCCATGACTGCAACGCCAATTCCTAGAACATTATCGATTACAGCGTATGGTGAAATGGATGTGTCAATTATTGATCAATTACCAAATGGTCGTAAAGTCATTAAAACGACACGTATGGGTCATAATCAATTAGACAATGCCATCGCCTTTGTTAAAAAGCAGATTGATGTTGGTGCACAAGCTTATATAGTGACACCATTAATTGAAGAATCTGAATCACTTGACGTACAAAATGCCACAGCAATGTATGAAGCTATGCAATTAGAGTTTCCACAGTATCAGGTTGGTTTATTACATGGTCGATTGTCAAATGACGAAAAGAAAACATTGATGGCAGATTTTAAAGCCAATCGTATTCAAATCTTAGTTGCAACAACAGTGATTGAAGTTGGTGTGGACGTGCCAAATGCGACTGTTATGCTGATTTTAGATGCTGATCGATTTGGATTGGCGCAATTACATCAATTACGGGGGCGTGTTGGGCGAGGTAGCCGACAGTCTTATACAATACTTGTTGCAGATCCAAAAACGGATTATGGGACCGCACGTTTAGATGCTATGGTTGAAACAACCGATGGTTTTATACTTGCACAGCGGGATTTAGAATTACGTGGTTCAGGCGATATTTTAGGAACTAAGCAGTCTGGTGTTCCAGAGTTTGTTGTTGGTGATCCAATTAAAGATTTAACGATGATGGAAATTGCACAGCAAGAAGCCATTACATTGGTGAGTCAAAAAAATTGGGATAAGCAGGCTGATAATCAGACTTTGGTTGATTACTTATCACGCACGATGGCAAACTACCGTCATTTTGATTGA
- a CDS encoding SemiSWEET family transporter — protein sequence MKHEKFIEYLSWTATAMSILMYVSYIPQIIDNLSGSKGNPVQPLVAAVNCGLWVLYGLIKEDRDIPLATANFPGIIFGFVTFLTAI from the coding sequence ATGAAACATGAAAAATTCATAGAATATTTAAGTTGGACTGCTACTGCGATGTCAATTTTGATGTATGTATCTTACATTCCTCAAATAATAGACAATCTATCAGGATCCAAAGGAAATCCAGTACAACCATTAGTAGCTGCGGTGAATTGTGGTCTATGGGTCTTATACGGTTTGATCAAAGAAGATCGTGATATTCCGCTAGCTACTGCTAATTTTCCAGGTATTATTTTTGGATTTGTAACATTTCTAACTGCTATTTAA
- a CDS encoding YbaK/EbsC family protein, which yields MKDNLKQLFTSRLIAYRLYKHPKIYTIEDAKNLAFTKDIFEIKNLFLRNQNKSEYYLFSLPADSKLSLAQIALITHNKKISFASEKDLNDKLGVTPGSVSILNAVNDLDKSVNYYIDKTLFDHKNVAYHPNQNDETIVFDGSKIEDLLKDYPVKIY from the coding sequence ATGAAAGATAATTTAAAACAACTATTTACGAGTCGACTCATAGCTTATCGTTTATACAAACATCCCAAAATCTATACTATCGAAGATGCAAAAAATTTAGCGTTCACTAAAGATATATTTGAAATCAAAAATCTCTTTTTGAGAAATCAAAACAAATCAGAATATTATTTATTTAGCTTACCTGCTGATTCTAAATTATCGTTAGCTCAAATTGCTTTAATAACGCATAACAAAAAAATAAGTTTTGCTTCTGAGAAAGATTTAAATGACAAGCTTGGTGTCACACCCGGTTCTGTTTCTATTTTAAATGCCGTTAATGATTTAGATAAAAGCGTTAATTACTATATTGATAAGACACTGTTCGATCATAAAAATGTTGCCTACCATCCTAATCAAAATGATGAAACAATTGTTTTTGATGGATCTAAAATCGAGGATTTATTAAAAGATTATCCTGTTAAAATTTATTAA
- a CDS encoding uracil-DNA glycosylase family protein yields the protein MTIFEEIVNDKMNFEFTSRGLKPIYHAPTSAKIVIIGQAPGLRVQNSGIMWHDASGDRLREWMGISKDVFYNSGRIGVIPMDFYYPGKAKSGDLPPRKGIADKWHSRLLKQMPNIQMTILVGSYAQKYYLKLNSQAKITTVIKDYQKYLPNYFPIVHPSPRNNIWLKKNPWFEQKVVPDLQKMISQIISN from the coding sequence ATGACGATCTTTGAAGAAATAGTAAATGATAAAATGAATTTTGAGTTCACTAGTAGAGGACTCAAGCCAATTTATCATGCACCAACTAGTGCCAAAATAGTTATTATTGGACAAGCTCCTGGTTTACGTGTCCAAAATTCAGGCATAATGTGGCATGATGCTTCAGGAGATAGGCTGAGGGAGTGGATGGGTATCAGTAAAGATGTGTTTTATAACTCAGGTAGGATTGGTGTCATACCTATGGACTTTTATTATCCTGGGAAAGCTAAGTCTGGTGATTTACCACCGCGTAAGGGTATCGCGGACAAATGGCATTCACGTTTATTAAAACAGATGCCAAATATACAGATGACTATTTTAGTAGGTTCTTATGCGCAAAAATATTATCTCAAGCTAAATAGTCAGGCTAAAATAACGACAGTCATAAAGGATTATCAAAAATATCTTCCTAATTACTTCCCAATTGTTCATCCTTCTCCTAGGAATAACATTTGGCTCAAAAAGAATCCTTGGTTTGAGCAAAAAGTTGTCCCAGATCTGCAGAAAATGATTTCTCAAATAATATCAAATTGA
- a CDS encoding tyrosine-type recombinase/integrase yields the protein MKVQKIETSKGKTWEVDGYLINGGQKVRVKKRGFDSKRTAQQWFNNETVLFDNGESRYNKKTTPNNMTVKELYDIWLETYQHSVEESTLGKTMTIFRLHVLPTWRDTLLTDIKPLDLQRYINTLQRDMQMYKKVTGYFRRLLDVAVKMDVIAVNPFTKIDLPRERKVINKPKQFMDVDEFKAFIAVLDSRYSQINLQAYTLLRLGAFTGMRTEELLALQWRHIDFDNGYVSITQALGRGLGGSTYIKEPKSRTSKRTLKIDNKMLSVMSSWYDTTKYNRDDNFVFTHGGHTLQPLRPNKWLHDVSDRYGVAVGLSMHKLRHTWATLALDQGATVKQVQTYLGHADASITLNVYSDITKRASDEAGNILAKISI from the coding sequence ATGAAAGTACAAAAAATAGAAACATCCAAAGGTAAAACATGGGAGGTAGACGGCTACCTAATCAATGGTGGTCAGAAAGTTAGAGTTAAAAAACGTGGCTTTGATAGTAAACGAACAGCACAACAATGGTTTAATAATGAAACTGTGTTGTTTGATAATGGTGAAAGTCGATACAATAAAAAAACAACCCCAAACAATATGACTGTTAAAGAGTTGTATGATATTTGGTTAGAAACATATCAGCATTCTGTAGAAGAAAGTACATTGGGTAAAACAATGACAATCTTTAGGCTTCACGTGCTACCAACGTGGCGTGATACATTATTGACTGATATAAAACCACTTGACTTACAACGCTATATTAACACATTACAGCGAGATATGCAGATGTACAAAAAGGTCACTGGATATTTTAGACGTTTGCTAGATGTGGCAGTTAAAATGGATGTCATTGCAGTCAATCCATTTACTAAGATTGATTTACCCAGAGAGCGCAAGGTGATTAACAAACCCAAGCAATTTATGGATGTTGACGAGTTCAAAGCGTTTATAGCTGTTTTGGATAGTCGATATAGCCAGATAAACCTACAGGCGTATACATTGCTTAGACTAGGCGCCTTTACGGGGATGAGAACAGAAGAGTTGTTAGCCTTGCAGTGGCGACACATTGATTTTGATAATGGCTATGTGTCTATCACACAAGCATTGGGACGTGGCTTAGGTGGTAGCACGTATATTAAAGAACCAAAAAGCCGAACGAGTAAGAGAACACTCAAAATTGATAATAAAATGTTATCTGTTATGTCTAGTTGGTATGATACGACCAAATACAACAGGGATGATAATTTTGTATTTACTCATGGCGGTCATACTTTACAGCCGTTGAGACCTAATAAATGGTTGCATGATGTTAGTGATAGGTACGGTGTAGCGGTTGGTTTATCCATGCACAAGTTACGACACACATGGGCGACACTAGCGCTGGATCAGGGAGCAACAGTTAAACAGGTACAGACCTATTTAGGTCATGCAGACGCTTCAATTACTTTAAACGTTTATAGTGATATAACCAAAAGAGCGAGTGATGAAGCGGGAAACATATTAGCAAAAATAAGTATATAA
- a CDS encoding DUF4767 domain-containing protein: MTSKQRNSILILSTIVAIFVIVGVIYKQSKPTDQAQHNTSKATTSAQLKSSSLKSSSSSSSNATITNSSSNNDTNTSASSNNSTKATWSADKQNKLSSFMSAWQSKMDQSFVGTYDGQEPNYYGITFPTDLTNGKYNNHIKFDEVTTAVTWSPDGSGESANKVVAIASGKVSKNNFNMALYFFVIQNNQPKVYISRTTNGDDLYFSETQNNDLKSGFANIFNN, from the coding sequence ATGACTTCAAAGCAAAGAAATAGCATATTGATATTGTCTACAATAGTGGCAATATTCGTCATAGTTGGTGTGATTTATAAACAGAGCAAACCCACAGATCAGGCACAACACAACACTTCAAAAGCGACAACCTCAGCACAATTAAAATCTTCTAGTTTGAAAAGTAGTTCTTCGTCAAGCAGCAACGCAACAATAACTAATTCATCTAGTAACAATGACACTAACACGAGTGCTTCAAGTAATAATAGTACAAAAGCAACTTGGTCAGCTGACAAACAAAATAAACTATCATCTTTTATGTCAGCATGGCAATCAAAAATGGATCAGTCCTTTGTTGGGACTTATGACGGGCAAGAACCAAATTACTATGGCATAACTTTCCCAACTGACCTTACAAATGGTAAATATAACAATCATATTAAGTTTGATGAAGTAACTACAGCTGTCACTTGGTCCCCAGATGGTTCTGGCGAATCAGCAAACAAAGTCGTAGCAATTGCCTCTGGTAAAGTATCAAAAAATAATTTTAACATGGCCTTATATTTCTTTGTTATACAAAATAATCAACCAAAAGTTTATATTTCACGTACAACAAATGGTGACGATTTATACTTCTCTGAAACACAAAACAATGACCTCAAAAGTGGCTTTGCTAACATTTTTAACAATTAA
- a CDS encoding NAD-dependent succinate-semialdehyde dehydrogenase, translating into MSYQTINPLTDEVVKTYDNHDDAYVEEALSRGHALYKKWRNDPIDSRSEALSHVADLIALKADELAKILTIEMGKRLVEAKGEVAITVAIARYYAKHGAEFLKPRDIVSSIGPAQIISRPTGVLLMVEPWNFPYYQIMRVFAPNYVAGNPMVLKHASNTPMAAEAFEKIVQEAGLPDGSLTNLFINYDQVNKIIGDDRVQGVALTGSERAGQLVAAEAGKNMKQSSLELGGSDPFVILDDADLSEIKKIISGARLYNAGQVCTSSKRFIVTEKNYDKIVDMLKTAFSGVKLGDPMQPETTLAPLSTSKAKQNLTKQVREAVEAGATLSFGSVEQTQPAALFEPVILTGITKENPAFYQEFFGPVGEVFKVKDEAEAIALANDSHYGLSGIVFGGDADHAAEVASKIETGVVFVNSFGGTLPELPFGGVKNSGYGRELGDLGIDTFVNKQTIVTKHEPIDPENAFGGFI; encoded by the coding sequence ATGAGCTATCAAACAATTAATCCGTTAACAGATGAGGTTGTTAAGACATATGACAACCATGATGATGCCTACGTTGAAGAAGCGCTTAGTAGAGGACACGCGTTATATAAAAAATGGCGTAATGATCCAATAGACAGTCGTAGCGAAGCGTTAAGTCATGTGGCTGATTTAATTGCATTAAAAGCAGATGAATTAGCTAAAATTTTAACGATTGAAATGGGAAAACGTTTAGTAGAAGCAAAAGGTGAAGTAGCAATTACAGTTGCAATTGCGCGTTACTATGCTAAGCACGGAGCAGAATTTTTGAAGCCACGTGATATTGTGTCTTCAATTGGACCAGCACAAATTATTTCTAGACCAACTGGCGTGTTGCTCATGGTTGAACCATGGAATTTTCCATATTACCAAATTATGCGTGTCTTTGCGCCAAACTATGTGGCGGGAAACCCGATGGTTTTAAAACATGCCAGCAATACGCCAATGGCTGCTGAGGCCTTTGAAAAAATTGTACAAGAAGCAGGGCTACCAGATGGCTCACTAACTAACTTATTTATTAATTATGATCAGGTGAATAAAATTATTGGCGATGACCGTGTCCAAGGTGTTGCTTTAACAGGATCAGAACGTGCAGGTCAATTAGTTGCTGCCGAAGCGGGCAAAAACATGAAACAAAGTTCTCTTGAATTAGGTGGTAGTGATCCATTTGTGATTTTAGATGATGCTGATTTGTCGGAAATTAAAAAAATTATTAGTGGCGCGCGACTTTATAATGCTGGGCAAGTTTGCACATCATCAAAGCGTTTTATTGTTACTGAAAAAAACTACGATAAAATTGTTGATATGCTAAAAACGGCTTTTTCTGGGGTTAAACTGGGAGATCCCATGCAGCCTGAGACAACTTTGGCGCCATTAAGCACATCAAAGGCTAAGCAAAATTTGACCAAACAAGTTCGTGAAGCCGTTGAAGCAGGGGCAACACTTTCATTTGGTAGTGTTGAGCAAACGCAACCGGCCGCTTTGTTTGAACCTGTTATTTTGACAGGTATTACCAAAGAAAATCCTGCTTTCTATCAAGAATTCTTTGGTCCAGTCGGAGAAGTATTCAAAGTAAAAGATGAGGCAGAAGCGATAGCGTTAGCTAATGATTCACACTATGGTTTAAGTGGAATTGTTTTTGGTGGCGATGCAGATCATGCTGCCGAAGTGGCTTCTAAAATTGAAACTGGTGTTGTGTTTGTTAATAGTTTTGGTGGTACTCTGCCAGAGTTACCATTTGGCGGCGTTAAAAATTCGGGCTACGGCCGTGAATTGGGTGATTTAGGTATTGATACGTTTGTTAACAAACAAACAATTGTGACAAAACATGAACCAATTGATCCTGAAAATGCTTTTGGTGGCTTCATATAA
- a CDS encoding bifunctional DNA primase/polymerase yields the protein MNRWEHVRQYQQAGAYVFMALPNQKHNGIAGGFHNSFSNGDELEQWITQYQAYRFGNIGIDLSKSNLVVVDIDKHGQNGMASILAWFKSHNVNPDTLQDTYVEQTPTGGLHAFYLIPSGQDKPKHIINAIKGVDVLSNTAVMTAPSTMNGGQYRQITPFDKIKPVPTWVYDLANGLGTDRPNNVYRAKYSLADRWKMTINGFETGERNNQAMSLAGYLFAIDVTPQDIYDIMQSVNERSNEPLPDHELNTVYMSARSREEKKRARMNDYGRD from the coding sequence ATGAATAGGTGGGAGCATGTCAGACAATATCAACAAGCAGGCGCTTATGTATTTATGGCTTTACCTAATCAAAAACACAACGGCATTGCAGGTGGCTTTCATAATAGTTTTTCTAACGGGGATGAATTAGAGCAGTGGATAACGCAATATCAAGCATATCGGTTTGGCAATATTGGGATAGACCTATCAAAGAGTAATTTAGTTGTCGTTGATATTGATAAGCACGGGCAGAACGGCATGGCTAGTATTTTGGCATGGTTTAAAAGTCATAACGTCAACCCTGATACATTGCAAGATACCTATGTAGAACAAACACCCACAGGCGGACTACATGCGTTCTATCTCATCCCCAGCGGACAAGATAAACCAAAACACATTATAAACGCTATTAAGGGTGTAGACGTTTTGAGCAATACAGCAGTGATGACAGCACCATCCACCATGAACGGTGGTCAATATCGACAAATTACACCTTTTGACAAAATTAAGCCCGTACCAACGTGGGTATATGACTTAGCAAATGGTTTGGGTACTGATAGACCTAACAATGTTTACAGAGCGAAATATAGCCTTGCGGACAGGTGGAAAATGACAATTAATGGCTTTGAGACTGGAGAACGAAACAATCAAGCCATGAGCTTAGCAGGCTATCTGTTTGCCATTGATGTCACACCACAAGATATTTATGACATTATGCAGTCAGTCAATGAACGCAGTAACGAACCATTACCAGACCATGAACTCAATACCGTGTATATGAGTGCGAGAAGCCGTGAGGAGAAAAAACGAGCAAGGATGAATGACTATGGCAGAGATTGA
- a CDS encoding YagU family protein yields the protein MIITSILIGIAAGLISGMVKIGWEAILPPRTQERDETNPPQQLLQQMGVPRRITHAYVHYSKDQKVYYIALLIHFSFSLFFGILFVLTYRVWPIIGMWQGTLYGIVIWFAFHIVIMPVLKTVPSPAKQPFTEHFSEILGHIVWAWTIYLVVIALMYH from the coding sequence ATGATAATAACTAGTATTTTAATAGGCATTGCAGCCGGTTTAATATCCGGTATGGTTAAAATTGGTTGGGAGGCAATTTTACCACCGAGAACACAAGAACGTGATGAAACTAATCCGCCACAACAATTATTGCAACAAATGGGTGTGCCACGTCGTATAACACATGCTTATGTTCATTATTCTAAAGATCAAAAAGTATACTATATTGCGCTTTTGATACACTTTTCATTTTCTCTTTTCTTTGGTATTCTGTTTGTGTTAACTTATCGTGTATGGCCTATTATTGGTATGTGGCAGGGCACTTTATATGGTATTGTCATTTGGTTTGCCTTCCATATTGTGATAATGCCCGTGTTAAAAACAGTACCTTCACCAGCAAAGCAACCTTTTACAGAACATTTTTCAGAAATATTGGGGCATATAGTTTGGGCATGGACCATTTATTTGGTTGTTATTGCCTTGATGTATCATTAA